A DNA window from Chlamydia felis Fe/C-56 contains the following coding sequences:
- the hemW gene encoding radical SAM family heme chaperone HemW, which translates to MNGKTPLALYIHFPFCSKKCHYCNFYTIPYNPESVGLYCNAILQEGLHKLSTITDSYFIDTVFLGGGTPSLIPPHHLHNIIKILAPHAQEITLEANPEDLSESYLRDLTQTPINRISIGVQTFHDPLLKAIGRIHSSSASIDAVQRCHEHEYHNISIDLIYGLPTQSLSDFIADLHQALSLPITHLSLYNLTLDPHTSFYKHRRILERSIADDDILAAMSLSAEELLSSHGFSRYELASYAKFQAQSKHNLYYWTDKPFLGLGVSASQYFNKIRSKNLSRISHYLRALRKNLPLQEFTECLPEEERIKEALALRLRLTNGARWKDFPAPLMQALVSLPQIQELFDQNDEFLFLNKQGRLFHDTIAEEIMNLSF; encoded by the coding sequence ATGAATGGTAAAACCCCTTTAGCTCTCTACATCCATTTTCCTTTTTGCTCAAAGAAATGCCACTATTGTAACTTTTATACGATTCCTTATAATCCGGAATCCGTGGGTTTGTATTGCAATGCAATTCTTCAAGAAGGATTGCATAAGTTGTCTACAATTACGGACTCGTATTTCATCGATACTGTATTTCTTGGTGGAGGAACCCCTTCATTAATTCCTCCCCATCATCTACATAATATCATTAAAATTCTTGCGCCTCATGCTCAAGAAATCACTCTAGAGGCTAATCCGGAAGATCTATCCGAATCCTATTTAAGAGATCTTACCCAGACTCCTATTAATAGGATTAGCATTGGAGTACAGACCTTTCATGATCCCCTTCTAAAAGCTATAGGAAGAATACATTCTTCATCAGCGTCTATAGACGCTGTACAGCGTTGCCACGAACACGAATATCACAATATCTCAATAGATCTTATTTACGGTCTCCCCACCCAGTCTTTGTCAGATTTTATTGCTGATCTTCATCAAGCTTTATCTCTCCCCATTACGCACCTCTCTCTTTATAACCTTACCTTGGATCCCCATACATCGTTTTATAAGCACCGACGGATTCTAGAACGTTCTATTGCTGACGATGACATACTTGCAGCTATGAGTCTCTCAGCTGAAGAGCTCCTCTCCTCTCATGGGTTTTCTCGTTATGAACTTGCCTCATACGCAAAATTTCAAGCACAATCAAAGCATAATCTCTATTACTGGACAGATAAGCCATTTTTAGGATTAGGAGTCTCTGCTTCACAATACTTCAATAAAATACGCTCGAAAAATCTCTCAAGAATCTCTCACTATCTACGCGCGCTGCGTAAAAACCTCCCTCTTCAAGAATTCACAGAATGCCTACCTGAAGAAGAACGTATTAAAGAAGCTTTAGCTCTAAGACTACGTCTTACTAATGGAGCCCGATGGAAAGATTTCCCTGCTCCACTCATGCAGGCTCTAGTTTCCCTTCCTCAAATTCAAGAACTCTTCGACCAAAACGATGAGTTTCTATTCTTAAACAAACAAGGCCGATTATTTCACGATACTATCGCTGAAGAAATCATGAATCTTTCTTTTTAA
- a CDS encoding SAM-dependent methyltransferase, with the protein MTLYIFPNTLGNRRVDLLPAAIGEVIPRIQGLIAESDRGGRAFLSLWKVPETHKFPIAVLNKNDRSIKAWDFYLEPIVKKQENWGLVSDAGLPCIADPGAGLVRRARSLNLPIQAFSGPCSITLALMLSGLPGQNFTFLGYLPQNPKDRDRCIKSSSGKQNTQVCIETPYRNVHTFQALLAFLPGYSDLCVCIDLTGDQEFVSTRSVDAWKQSKDLDRVTQKITKTPVIFLFHTPK; encoded by the coding sequence ATGACTTTATATATTTTCCCAAATACTTTAGGTAATCGACGCGTAGATCTTCTACCCGCGGCTATTGGTGAGGTTATCCCTAGGATTCAAGGTTTAATTGCTGAAAGTGATCGTGGTGGGCGGGCCTTTCTTAGTTTATGGAAAGTTCCGGAAACACATAAATTTCCCATAGCTGTATTAAATAAAAATGATAGATCCATAAAAGCCTGGGATTTCTATCTTGAGCCTATTGTAAAAAAACAGGAAAATTGGGGATTGGTTTCTGATGCCGGTCTCCCTTGTATTGCGGATCCTGGGGCTGGATTAGTGCGGCGTGCTCGCTCTCTTAATTTACCTATCCAAGCATTTTCTGGGCCATGCTCTATAACTTTAGCTTTGATGCTATCAGGATTACCGGGGCAGAATTTTACTTTTTTAGGGTATCTTCCACAAAATCCTAAAGATAGAGATCGCTGTATAAAGAGTAGTTCCGGAAAACAGAATACGCAAGTATGTATCGAAACACCCTACCGTAATGTTCATACTTTCCAAGCGTTATTAGCATTTTTACCGGGGTACTCTGATTTGTGTGTATGTATAGATCTCACCGGTGATCAGGAGTTTGTTTCTACAAGATCAGTAGATGCTTGGAAGCAATCTAAGGATCTCGATAGGGTAACTCAGAAAATTACAAAAACACCGGTGATTTTTCTATTTCATACTCCGAAATAA